In Zonotrichia albicollis isolate bZonAlb1 chromosome 11, bZonAlb1.hap1, whole genome shotgun sequence, a single genomic region encodes these proteins:
- the FAM174B gene encoding membrane protein FAM174B: MRSAAAPLPLLAASLLLPLLLPAAPAARGSLEPPAGNGSRPPAAPGPGNHSGARLSPVPAMLRDLSALKAAVIGACVLTAALIACLLLRVFRSGKRIKKTRKYDIITTPAERVEMAPLNEEDDEDEDSTVFDVKYR, translated from the exons AtgcgctccgccgccgccccgctGCCGCTGCTCGCGGcctcgctgctgctgccgctgctcctgcccgccgcgcccgccgcccgcgGCAGCCTGGAGCCGCCGGCGGGCAACGGcagccgcccgcccgccgcgccgGGCCCCGGCAACCACAGCGGGGCCCGCCTGAGCCCCGTGCCCGCGATGCTCCGCGACCTCTCCGCGCTCAAAGCCGCCGTCATCGGGGCCTGCGTGCTCACAGCCGCGCTCATCGCCTGCCTCCTGCTCCGTGTCTTCAG GTCTGGCAAGAGGATTAAGAAGACCAGGAAGTACGACATAATCACCACCCCGGCCGAGAGGGTGGAAATGGCTCCTCTGAATGAAGAAGACGATGAGGACGAAGACTCAACAGTGTTTGATGTGAAATACAG GTAA